The sequence GACACGCTTTTATTTGTTTTTCAACCAAGTTTCATAGGTACTCTATATAAACATAAAAATTTGGCATTACCTTATCTATTCAGATAGGCCAATGCCAATTTTTCTATAAAAGCAGTTCTATCGTTTTTTCCAATCCGCCAAAAACTTTTCGATGCCGGCATCTGTTAATGGATGGCGGAAAAGTTGCCTCAGTACCCCAAAAGGAACCGTTGCAAAATCCGCTCCTATTTTTGCCGATTCAGTCACATGGACTGGATTTCGTATACTTGCAGCAATAGTTTTGGTTGAGATGCCATGAGCCTGATAGATCTCGCAGATATCAGCTAACAGATTTAGTCCGTTTTCCCCGATATCATCCAGCCGACCAAGAAAAGGACTAACATAGGATGCACCGGCCCTAGCTGCCAGTAAGGCCTGGTTAGCTGTAAAGATAAGTGTAACGTTTGTTTTTATCCCCTTGCTGCTTAATACTTTTACAGTTTTGAGACCCTCTTCTGTCATCGGAATCTTAATTACAATGTTTGGATGAATAGCAGCCAGTACATGTGCCTCCTGCAACATCCCTTCATGATCAAGGGCTATTACTTCTGCACTAATCGGGCCATCAACAATCCCAATCACTGTGTTAAGAAGTTCATGGAAGTCCTTTCCTTCTTTAGCAACTAAACTGGGATTTGTAGTAAGCCCACCGATTACTCCCATATTCCAAGCTTGCTTAATCTCTTCGATATTTGCAGAGTCTAAGAAAAACTGCATTCAGCTACCTTCTTTCTAAAGTGCATTCTTTCTAGTGGGTGAGTTATGCCTTTCCAGTGCTCCCAAAAATCCGAATTTTTTCTTGAATTATCTTTGTAGCTGCTTCTCGAGCGGGCCCTAACATTTTTCGAGGATCAATTTCCTTCGGATTTCCTTCAAGGGCTTGACGGGCAGCAAAAACAAATGCCTCCCGGATATTTGTATCGATATTAACTTTACAGACACCTCGTGAAATAGCTTCACGTAACGCATCCTCCGGCACTCCTGAAGAACCGTGTAATACCAAGGGTGTGGAGACTCTTTCTCTAATCTGAGTTAAACGATCAAAATCAAGTTTGGGAGTACCCTTGTATTG comes from Desulfosporosinus meridiei DSM 13257 and encodes:
- the fsa gene encoding fructose-6-phosphate aldolase, with protein sequence MQFFLDSANIEEIKQAWNMGVIGGLTTNPSLVAKEGKDFHELLNTVIGIVDGPISAEVIALDHEGMLQEAHVLAAIHPNIVIKIPMTEEGLKTVKVLSSKGIKTNVTLIFTANQALLAARAGASYVSPFLGRLDDIGENGLNLLADICEIYQAHGISTKTIAASIRNPVHVTESAKIGADFATVPFGVLRQLFRHPLTDAGIEKFLADWKKR